GCCGCCGAATTGCCTGTGCTTCAACAAGAAAATTTCTAAAGTGTGTAACTGCGGGTTCTGGCCGCTCATTCACATCGTACGCAAATCCGGTAACAACGAGACTTTCAATCAGCTTTGTTGTCTTAGTAACCTCTATGCGCTTTTTATTCAACCACGCACCCTTACCTTTTTCAGCAGTGAATAATTCATCTCGACTGGGATCATAGACCGCGCCTAGAATTATCTCTCCTTTGTATTCCAAACCGATTGACACACAATAGATGGGCAACGCATGAGTGTAGTTTACCGTCCCGTCTAATGGATCAATAATCCATCGGTATTCGGATTTCACTTCCGCGGCACCTGATTCCTCACAGAGAAAATCGTGATGCGGAAAGTGCTGTTTGATTTTGCTGATAATAAGTAGTTCCGACTTCTTATCAATTTCAGTAACAAGATTTGTTTCTTGACCACCCTTGTGTTCAATCTTTCTGATCTTGCCAACGTTCATCTTAAGATATTTTCCTGCTTCGAGCGCGGCTTCAACTGCTACATTGAGCATACTGTTTTCATTCGGAACAAATAAATATTGAATTAATTTATCTCGTTAGAAATTACACTTCGGCTTGCCGTGGGATTTATAGAATATTTCACGAACACGGGCATTAATACCCCCTGCGAGTATTCTAACGGAATTTATTTTTTCGCTTTTAGTAATATATTTTTATATTGTTCTATAATCTGAGGAGGGACTTTATGACCTAGAGCTATTGATCGTTGAACATCTTCCCATGCTTTTACTGGCTGTCCTATATTTTGATAAGATATTGCTCTATCAAGGTAAACATCGCCCGCATTAGGATTGAGAGCTAACGATCTGCTATAATCATTTATTGCATCAATGGGCATTCCTTTTCGTGCATACGCGAGTCCTCTGTTATACCACAATGTTGAGTTATTAGGTGTTATTTTCATTCCTTCATTAAAATTGGCAATTGCCGAATCGTACCTCATAGTATTTAAATAGCAAACTCCGCGTCCATTATATCCGCCCATAGCGGTAGGAAATAACTGTAAAAGCCTATCAAACTTAACAAGAGCAGAATCATAATTTTTCATTAAACAATACACGTTAGCTAAATTCACCATTGCGTCGGGATATATCGGATTAAATTTTAATGCACTATCCAAATCGGCTTTAGCCATATTTAGATCTTTTCCTAATAAAGCATAAACCATACCTCTATTATTATAGGCTTCAGCGCAATCGTGCTTTATTTTAATTGCCATATTGCAATCAGCTATTGCTTCATCATATCTCCTTTGGTCGATTAATATTTTTGCTCGACCGTAATATGGCCTAGGTTTATTAGGAGATTTTTCTATGATGTCTGTCATAAAAGAAACTTCAGTTTTCCAAACTTCATTGCGCGAATAAGCAGCATAGGAATATGAAGACACAATAATTAGTAATGAAATACCAACAAAGCGGTGGCTCGTCTTTCTGAGGACAAAATAATAAAAGGAACTTACCAGAAATAGGACATACCCAAACATTGGTAAATAAAGACGATGTTCAAAAATAACATCAGTTATCGGAAATATGCTGGACTCTATTGAGAGCGTAAGAAAGAACCAGAATATTCCAAAAGATAATAATCTATATTTCTTAAATGAATATATTCCACCTATTATGATTCCAATTAACAATAATAAACTGCCCATTGTTGCAAAATCCCATAAGGTCTTTGATAATGGGAAATCATAGTCAAGGTTCTGATTGATAGGAATAAATAACAATCTAATATATGTAACCAGTACACGAAACTGTGTCATCAAATAATCTAATCTAGAAATCTGGATTGTTTCCCGCGGCAATCCTCCGGAAAATATTTTTAAAAAAGCGATCACAATTATTGTTAATGCAGCTATTATGTATCTCCAATAAATCTTATTCTCCTTATCACGAATAAAGAATAACTCATACATAATAAGAGCACCGGGCAGCGAATAAACTATTTCTTTACTCCACATCCCCAGAACAAATCCAATGACAGCGCCTAGATAGAAGACCAATGATAATACTTTTCTTTTCCCCTCAATCTGTATCATCCTTCCTTGGACATAAAGGCATAGTGATAGTATATAAAACATCGTTGCCATCGATGTCATTCTTTGCACTATATATGTTATTGCATTTGTTTGTATAGGATGTGCTACAAATATCAACGCACCAAATAATGCTATATATTTTGAATATTTACTTACCTCTTCAGAACGCATTACCGGTGTTTTAAATGTTAATAGTAATAACCAGAAGACAGAAAGTGCAGTTAGCGTATGAATTATACTGTTTACAACATGATAGCCGTAAACATTTAGTTCACTCCAATGATAATTTAGTGCAAATGTCAAATAAGAAAATGAACGACTATTTGTAAGTCTTGTCCATTTCGAAATATCTGTGAAATTAGATAAATGTCTAAGATCTAAATTATTAATAATAGAGCCGTTATCATCATACTGAAATCCAGACTGAAGAGTATTGGAATAAACAATTAGGCTTAATGAAATAATTCCTATGATCGATAGGAGGTAAATAACTATTTCTTTCCTATTGCCAACAAGTAGTTTTTTACGGGCGTTCATTCTCGAAGCTTCAATATTCTTTCTTTTATTTCTAGCGCTTTTTTTACTCATGAAACTCCTTAAGACGGTATACTAAATGTAACTTAACATTTAAAATAGAAATAAAACTCACTTAAAGCCACATTATCAATTGAATCCAGGTTTAATGAATGATCAGAATTTTACCCGATCTCTCAATTGGATTATTATTGGTTCTATTGCCGATTCTAATAAATGATCTTGTATTCCATGCGGCACAGTGCCGCGAAAAAATTGCGATTTCTATGAACGAAACGCAATGCTACTTATTTGAAGCGGTACTAGGTCCCCGAGCCATCGACACAAATAACTACTGGTTAATAAAAGAAGAAATGATAAATTTCGACCAACCGATTATTTTACAAATATCTGTTTGAATCTGAACAACAACGTCGATAATAAATATAGCGGAGTTACATTGAGGTTATTGTTTTTCATTGCTAAATAACATTCCCAAACACTTCGTGCTATATTTATTAAACTTTTATTGCTTTTGCCGCTGTCGCGCATTTTAATTAAAACGTCAGGAATATAACATGTGGACACAGAATGTTTACATAGAAATCGAATCATCAATTCCACATCAGATGAAAATTTATAATCTGTGTTAAAGACGCCCAATCTATCATAAATATTTTTCTTTACAAAAAATGTCGGATGCGGTGGGAACCATCCCTTTTTAAAATTATCTACATTGCAAGAAATAGACTTCCAATATCTTGTCACCTTCATTAAATCATTCCTCTTAACATACACCACATCACCATAACAACTATCAACTTTATTAAGATTAATTTCATCAACAATATGTTGGATCACTCCATTGTCTGCATAATAATCATCGGCATTCAGAAAACCTATTATATCGCCCGTAGCCATCTTAACGCCTTTATTCATTGCATAATAAACACCATTGTCAGGTTCTGAAATCCATTGGGATATATTCCCATTATATTTTCTCAATATATCAATGGTTCCATCGGTCGAGCCACCGTCAATTACGATATATTCAATATTTTTATAAGTCTGGCCCATAACGCTATCCATACAACTAATAATTGTATCGACATTATTGAGCACGATTGTAATAATAGTTACTTTCATTTCAAATATGATTCTTATCCTGATACAATTGTTTTTATTGTATTTCTAAATCTATTATTAAATACTTCTTGGGTATAGTGTTTTACTATTTCATAACCCTTTATTCTAAGACTGTCTCTCAACTTGTTATCATTCAATAAAGACAAAATTGAATTTTCGATTTCAGAAACAGAATTTGGATTAAAATAAATCGCCGCTTCAGATAATTGTTCTCTCATTGCATAGACATCTGAAACACTAACCGGACAACCAAGTGCAAGAGCTTCAAGTGGTGGAATATTGGTTGGACCACAAAACGAAGGAAAAATAAACACATGAGCCTTTCGATAGATATCTACTATTTCTTCATTTGAAACATAACCCAGGATATGAACGTTTTCTTTAATATTTAGTTCATGTATCAGGGTAACTATTTTATTATAATAATTCTTTTTTGAACCGGTAAATACTAGATGAATATTAGGATATTTCTTTATCACGTTAGCAAAAGCGTAAATAAGATTTTCGTGATTTTTATGCTTCCAAAATTGAGCCGGATAAAAGATGAATTTACCTGGAAGCGTTAATGAGCCTTTTTTATTCTGAATATTATTATGTTGATAAATATAATCTGGTATAACAAATGGCATGACAAATATTTTATGATTATCAATATCATATGATTCCATCAACTGATTTTTCCCCAAATTAGAATCAACAAAAATATATTGACAGTATTTACACATTTTCTTGAATACTTTTTCTCTCCAATAATATATCCTAAAAGATGATATTTCGGGAAAACCACGCTCATATCGATGCATTAAATCATGTACAACACCAATAGACTTGATAGGCATTTGGTAGCTTGTAAAGCTATAAGAAGAAAAAACCCATAAATCACAATTCTGTTTTTTAACTTTATTAGCAATTGGATCTATCAATGGCGATATTTTATACCATATTTTAAGTGGTAAATTAAATAAAGTGATCAAAATTCCGAATAAATAGGATAATTTTGCAAAGGGGATATAGAATTTATCACATGTTAAATTTGATAAGTAGCTTTCCCAAATTATTTCTGTATAAGCAATGGAAATTTCATATTCATCTTCAGGCAATTTATTAAAAGCATCAAGAAGAGAAAGATTATATTGAAATTGTCCACCCCATTCAGGAGTACAACCTAAAAACAAACCAATTTTCTTTTTCAATTTCTCCTCACACATTAAACACCCCAACTATTAGACTTTTGAACTATTTTGCTCATACATTTCTTAAAATCTAATATTATCAATCTAATATCATACAATACATATTCTAACTCGAGTATGAATTAATTTATTGAGAAATGAAGATTCTTTTTGTAAATATTGTTTTTTTAAATCAGATTATAATACTTTGAATAATTATTAAATATACTCAAGTAAAACCTCTTTCAAAGAGTTGACAATATATTCAATATTATCGTTTGTTAATGTAAGTCCGCTAGGTAGATAAAAACCCTTTCGTGCTATTCGCTCTGCTATTGGATAACTCTCATTCATAAACAAGCCCATTCTTTTTAAAACAGGTTGTTCATGCATAGGCCAGAAAAAAGGTCTGGTTCCTATGTTTCTTGCTCTTAATTTGGACATTATTTCATCATTATCTACATTGAGAAAGTCATGAAGAACAATTCCATAAACCCAATATATGTTTTCAGCATACTCAATCTTGGCCAAGGGAGTTTGAATCCATGAAATATTTTTCAACAGCTCATTGTATAGTCTACCCATTTCCCTTTTCTTTTGAACATGCTGTTCAATTCTTTCAATTTGCGCCAGACCAATGGCAGCCTGTAAATTTGACATTCGATAATTCCAACCTATTTCATCATGCACATATCTTTTCTTCTCTTGAAAACAAAGATTCCTCAACGATCGACACCTTTCAGCCAATTTAGGATCATCAGTAACAATCATTCCGCCTTCGCCTGTAGTAATATGTTTGTTCGGATAAAAACTAAATGTACTTAGGTTTCCAAAACTTCCACAGGGATTTCCTTTATAGGTTTGACCATGCATTTCAGCGGCATCTTCAATAATAAATAAATTGTGTCGGCGAGCAATATCTAAAACAGGATCCATATCGACTGGTAAACCATAGATATGCACTATAAGAATAGCCTTTGTTCTATTAGTAATCTTTTCTTGAATTTGATTAATCTGCATGTTCCACGTTATAGGATCTGCGTCAATTAGTACTGGAATAGCACCAGTTCTTACAATTGCGGTGGCACAAGAGATTATTGTAAAAGAAGGTAGAATGACTTCATCTCCTTTAGTAATTCCCAATGCTTGTATAGTAATATCCAAAGCTGCGGTACCATTTGCGACGGCAATTCCATATTTACGGTTGACATATGACGCCATTTGTTGTTCGAACTTATTAATAAATGGACCTTCAGACGAGATCCACCCAGTGTCTATGCACTCAAGAAGATATTTCTTCTCGTTGCCATCCAACAAAGGTTCATTTACAGGTATAAACATTTCCATTACTTATTCAATAATATTAATTTTTGATTTTTCTACACCATTAAATCTAGTTTTATCCCCTTCTCCAGAATATGGACCTTGCTTGACTTCGACCATTTCTATATCTTCGAGGACTTCAAAACCGTGACCACCTGTTGCCAGTAAAATAATATCTCCTTCAGCTAATATTCTACTTTCACAATATATTTTATTCTCATCATAAAAATCTACACGCAGTTTCCCTTTTTTTATAAATAATACTTCTTGAGTATACTCTACATTTCTTACTATACAATTGTGAACATGAGGTTGAATACTTTTTCCTTTGGGATGGTTCATATATGCTAGTTGCTGCGAATAATTGTCTCCAGTAAAAAAATGAATTCCGGGTTCAGAATAATTATTCCTAACGATTACCGAAAGAATCTTTCCATCAATTTTTATATACTCTACCATTCTACATTACTCTTTTTTGAAAAGGGTACCTAGTTAATATTGAATTTTGCAGTCTAGTTAATACAGGAGGTACTAATTCATCCAGTAATTTCTAATTCCTTAACATTACCTAAAAAATGATTGCAAATAATCAAAAACACTTCGTAAAAATTTTAACCCAAATATATTTTTAATACGTAAACTTGATAAATACTTAGTTACTTGAATATCATATGCTCTGTCAACAACAATATGTGGGTTTATTCTTAAAGGTGTGTGGATGTTATGCACCTCTTTGTTGCTAATATTGGGGTAAAAAAATTTTGTATGCGTTGCATCAATCCCAAAACCAATATTTGAGATTAAATTTACAGAAGGAACAATCGATAGAGCAGAGTACTTATAATGTGCAAATACCCATTGATGGTCCCAAGTATCAATCTTGCCGCCATAAGTTGCATTAAAATGCTTCATTTTTTGCTTATATAGAATATCATTACCAATCATTTTTTTAATATGGTGCCTTACATCGGGGTCTGACCAGTCCTCCATTTTAATGTCAAAATATTTCCAAGCTCTTCTCCATGATGCCCACCCCCACACATCAACATGTTGAGTAAAATGATAATCCTGTGTATCCGACTTCCATTCCCCTAAAGTATTGGATCCAGAAATGGAAAATATTCTATTATCGTCTCTAAACATTTTCAATAACTGAGCACAATATTGAAAGAATGAAGGGTCCGGGATGCAATCATCCTCCAAAATAATTCCTTCTTCAACGTTTTGGAAAAACCAATCTATAGAAGAACTTACACCCATTTTACAGCCAAGATTTTTGTCCCTGAACAATGTTTTAACGTTGCATTCCCAATCAATATTGCTTAGAATGTCACGAACATTTTCACAGTTGATTAAATCTTCCGGATTATTATTTCTGGGACCGTCTACTGCTATACATAAATCCTTAGGCTTTAATTCTCTAATTTTATCAAATACTTTTTTTGTGGATTGCGGTCTATTGAAGGCTATGACTAATATGGGTATGTCAAATTTCATTTGTGAGAATCACTTTCATATTTATGTTATCTCAAATTGTGAATTACATTGTTTACATTTTGATTGTTTTATAAATATTTCGCAATAGAAATTGAATTCTTGATGCTTTGTAAAAAGTCGGGGGCAATTTCAATAATAATGCGATTAATAGTAAATACCTTTTGCCAAACAAGTACTTAAACCTTTTGTCCAGTTTTTTGTTAAGAATCCTTCCTTCGCTTCTGAGTAATAGAACATAATTTATTAATGATAACTTTCTTTCAGAATAATATTCTTTAAATAGTTTTGCTGGTACATTTTGGGGATAATTTAAGTGACAATATTTAATGACCTCAAGCTCCCCACTAAATATGTCCAATAGTTTCATTGTATCTTGCTGC
Above is a genomic segment from Ignavibacteriales bacterium containing:
- a CDS encoding inositol monophosphatase family protein produces the protein MLNVAVEAALEAGKYLKMNVGKIRKIEHKGGQETNLVTEIDKKSELLIISKIKQHFPHHDFLCEESGAAEVKSEYRWIIDPLDGTVNYTHALPIYCVSIGLEYKGEIILGAVYDPSRDELFTAEKGKGAWLNKKRIEVTKTTKLIESLVVTGFAYDVNERPEPAVTHFRNFLVEAQAIRRLGSAALDLCYVAAGRFEGFWEGVIRPWDMAAGVLMVTEAGGKWTDFRGFPSSVYKEEILATNGLIHEQMVAVLKKRIGKQG
- a CDS encoding tetratricopeptide repeat protein — encoded protein: MSKKSARNKRKNIEASRMNARKKLLVGNRKEIVIYLLSIIGIISLSLIVYSNTLQSGFQYDDNGSIINNLDLRHLSNFTDISKWTRLTNSRSFSYLTFALNYHWSELNVYGYHVVNSIIHTLTALSVFWLLLLTFKTPVMRSEEVSKYSKYIALFGALIFVAHPIQTNAITYIVQRMTSMATMFYILSLCLYVQGRMIQIEGKRKVLSLVFYLGAVIGFVLGMWSKEIVYSLPGALIMYELFFIRDKENKIYWRYIIAALTIIVIAFLKIFSGGLPRETIQISRLDYLMTQFRVLVTYIRLLFIPINQNLDYDFPLSKTLWDFATMGSLLLLIGIIIGGIYSFKKYRLLSFGIFWFFLTLSIESSIFPITDVIFEHRLYLPMFGYVLFLVSSFYYFVLRKTSHRFVGISLLIIVSSYSYAAYSRNEVWKTEVSFMTDIIEKSPNKPRPYYGRAKILIDQRRYDEAIADCNMAIKIKHDCAEAYNNRGMVYALLGKDLNMAKADLDSALKFNPIYPDAMVNLANVYCLMKNYDSALVKFDRLLQLFPTAMGGYNGRGVCYLNTMRYDSAIANFNEGMKITPNNSTLWYNRGLAYARKGMPIDAINDYSRSLALNPNAGDVYLDRAISYQNIGQPVKAWEDVQRSIALGHKVPPQIIEQYKNILLKAKK
- a CDS encoding glycosyltransferase family 2 protein; translated protein: MKVTIITIVLNNVDTIISCMDSVMGQTYKNIEYIVIDGGSTDGTIDILRKYNGNISQWISEPDNGVYYAMNKGVKMATGDIIGFLNADDYYADNGVIQHIVDEINLNKVDSCYGDVVYVKRNDLMKVTRYWKSISCNVDNFKKGWFPPHPTFFVKKNIYDRLGVFNTDYKFSSDVELMIRFLCKHSVSTCYIPDVLIKMRDSGKSNKSLINIARSVWECYLAMKNNNLNVTPLYLLSTLLFRFKQIFVK
- a CDS encoding glycosyltransferase family 1 protein, producing the protein MKKKIGLFLGCTPEWGGQFQYNLSLLDAFNKLPEDEYEISIAYTEIIWESYLSNLTCDKFYIPFAKLSYLFGILITLFNLPLKIWYKISPLIDPIANKVKKQNCDLWVFSSYSFTSYQMPIKSIGVVHDLMHRYERGFPEISSFRIYYWREKVFKKMCKYCQYIFVDSNLGKNQLMESYDIDNHKIFVMPFVIPDYIYQHNNIQNKKGSLTLPGKFIFYPAQFWKHKNHENLIYAFANVIKKYPNIHLVFTGSKKNYYNKIVTLIHELNIKENVHILGYVSNEEIVDIYRKAHVFIFPSFCGPTNIPPLEALALGCPVSVSDVYAMREQLSEAAIYFNPNSVSEIENSILSLLNDNKLRDSLRIKGYEIVKHYTQEVFNNRFRNTIKTIVSG
- a CDS encoding DegT/DnrJ/EryC1/StrS family aminotransferase, with translation MEMFIPVNEPLLDGNEKKYLLECIDTGWISSEGPFINKFEQQMASYVNRKYGIAVANGTAALDITIQALGITKGDEVILPSFTIISCATAIVRTGAIPVLIDADPITWNMQINQIQEKITNRTKAILIVHIYGLPVDMDPVLDIARRHNLFIIEDAAEMHGQTYKGNPCGSFGNLSTFSFYPNKHITTGEGGMIVTDDPKLAERCRSLRNLCFQEKKRYVHDEIGWNYRMSNLQAAIGLAQIERIEQHVQKKREMGRLYNELLKNISWIQTPLAKIEYAENIYWVYGIVLHDFLNVDNDEIMSKLRARNIGTRPFFWPMHEQPVLKRMGLFMNESYPIAERIARKGFYLPSGLTLTNDNIEYIVNSLKEVLLEYI